CAAGGCCCTCCGGGGCAACTTCGCGCCCTATCCGGCCAAGGAGGTGCAGGGAGGCCACAACGAACTGCAACTGCTGGTGACCGAGCGCGAAGACTTCATCGCCCGCACCTCGGGGACCCGCACCTTCCCGTGGCGCGTCTTCGCCATCGCCGGACGCGACATCCAGCTGGCCGACAACGACATGGTCTACCGTCTCGCCGCACCCTCGCGCGTGGAGGACGTCTCGTGGATCAAACCCGGCAAGGTGGCCTGGGACTGGTGGAACACCTGGAACCTCTACGGCGTGGACTTCAAGTCGGGAATCAACAACGAAACCTATAAATACTACATCGACTTCGCCGCCGACCACGGCATCGAATACGTCATCCTCGACGAAGGCTGGGCCGTGAACAAAAAGGCCGACCTTTTCCAGGTCGTCCCCGAAATCGACCTGCCCGAACTGGTCGCCTACGGCAAGGAGCGCGGCGTGGGCATCGTCCTCTGGGCCGGTTTCTATGCCACGGAACGCGACCTCGAACGCGTCTGCAAGCATTACTCGGAGATGGGGATTAAGGGCTTCAAGGTCGATTTCCTCGACCGCGACGACCAGAAGATCGCCGATTTCACCTACCGCCTCGCGGAAACGGCCGCCAAATACCGCCTGTTCCTCGACATGCACGGCTACCACAAGCCCGCGGGAATCCAGCGCACCTATCCCAACGTGCTCAACTTCGAGGGCGTCTTCGGGCTGGAGCAGATGAAGTGGACCAGCGAGAAGACCGACATGGTGACCTACGACGTGACGATCCCCTTCATCCGCATGCTCGCCGGACCGATGGACTACACGCAGGGCGCCATGCGCAACGCCACGCGCCGGAACTTCCGCGCCGTAGGCTCCGAGGCCATGAGCCAGGGCACGCGCTGCCGCCAGCTGGCCGAATACGTGATCTTCGAATCGCCGTTCAACATGCTGTGCGACTCGCCGTCGAACTACATGCGCGAGCCGGAATGCACGGAGTTCATCGCCTCCGTCCCGACGACTTGGGATGAGACCGTGGGTCTCGACGGCCGCGTCGGGGAGTACGTCTCCATCGCACGCCGCAAGGGCGACACCTGGTACGTCGGCGGCATGACCGACTGGAACGCCCGTACCCTGACCATAGACCTCGGCTTCCTGGGCGAGGGCGCCTACACCGCCGAACTGTTCCGCGACGGCGTCAACGCCGACAAGGCGGCCCGCGACTACAAACGCGAGTCGGTCGAAATTCCCGCCGACCGGAAGCTGACGGTGAAGATGGCTCCCGGAGGAGGCTTCGCCCTGAAGGTCTCGCGCAAATAGCGCGCGGCGACACGCACGAAAAACCCGGGCGGCCCATCGAGGCCGCCCGGGTTTCGTTTCGGGAAGCGGGTTGCCCCGCGTCACTCCTGCGTGAAGACCGCCGTATAGCGGTTGCCCTGGGCGAGGATTTCACGCGCCAGGCGGCGCACCTCGGCGGGCGTCACGGCCGTGAACAGCGCCTCGTTGTCCTTATCCAGATCCACGCCGTCGAAATACTCCGCACGCATCTTGTTGAGCCAGTAGGAGGTGGATTTCAGGTTCTTCGACCGGCTTTCGGCGTTGACTTTCCGGAAATAGAGCATCGCCTCGTTCACCTCCTGCTCCGAGGGAGCCTCGGCGGCCAGACGTTCGATGCCCTTCTGCACCTCGCCCAACAGCATTTCACACAGTTTGGGGTCGGTGTCGAAGCTCACCACCAGCTGACAGTAGCCGCGGGGACGGGCGCTGACCTCGTCATGCACGCCGACATAATAGGTTCCGCCCTTCTCCTCGCGCACCGTCGTCAAATAGCGTGCGCCAAGGATGTAGGTGACGTAACGCAGCGCGGCGTAGTTCTCCGGAGTATAGTCGAACCGGCCGTGGTAGATGCGTTCGATCGACGATTTGGGCGTCACGGCGCCCGGGACGACCGCGTCGTATTCCGCCGCTCCGGGAACGATCCTGAAATCCGTCTTCGCGAATTTCCGCTTCGGGGCCGCGGGCAGCGAGCCGATGTATTTCTCGACGAGCGGCCGCGCCTCGGCGGCCGGCATCTCGCCCGCAAAGAAAAAGACAAAGTCGGCGACGTTGCCGAAGAGCTTGTCATAGAGCCTGCGGGCCGCCTCGCGGTCGAAACGGTCGAGCGTCGCGGGCGTCGCCCGCCGCAGCCACGGATGGCCGCCGTATTTTACGCTGTCGGCGCGCTCGGCGAAAAGCGCCTTGGGCGACTTCTCCTTTCCGAGCGACGCGCGGGCCAGGTCGAGATAGTCGCCGTAGGCCTGCTCCGAGAAGTTGGGACGGGTGATATAGAGATGCAGCAGTTGCAGCAGCAGTTCGAAGTCGGCCACGCCGGACGCTCCCGAGAAGACGCTTTCAGTCCGCCCCAGCGTCACCATCAGACTGGCGTCGTGGGCGAAAAGCAGGTCGCGCATCCCGGCGCGGTCGAGGTCCTTCACGCCCATCGTGCGAATGTAGTTCTGAAGCAGGTGCATGCCCTCCACATCGCTGTCGCGGGCGAAGCCGCCCTCGCTGACCGCCGTCACCCCGACCTTGCGGACGCCGATCACCTCGGGAACGGTGCGCCAGAAGACCTTCACGCCGTTCGAGAGCGTCCACTCCTCGGCCCCGAGAGGCGCCTTGCGGGTCCTGACGACCTTTCCGGGCGTCACCTTCTCCGTAAAGAGCGGTCCGGCGGACTTCCCGCGGCGCTCGGGACGGGCGATCTTCGCACGCTTCACCGAGTCGATCAGGTCGAAGGCCTCCGCCTCCGAAGGGACCTTGTCCAGATGCTCCTCGGACGACGACACGAGCACGAGCATCCCCTCCGGCGAGGTCATGCCGGCACGCAGGCCGTTCACCTCCTCGCAGGTCAGGGCATCGAGCTGCTCGCCGACGATCCGCGTCCGGTCGTCGGGCGTCACGTAGGGCACATTGCGCGTGAAATGCTCCACATACCGCCCGGCCAGGTCGGTGTTCGTGGCGAGCCGGTACTTTTCGAGCGCGGCTTTCTCGCTCCGCGCCACCTTGGCACGTGCGGCCTCGAACTCCTCGCGGCTGAAACCGTAGCGTCGGATCTGCTCCACGTCGGTCAGCACCCCGGCCAACGCCTCGCGCATATCGTGCTCCTTGGGCAGGGCCGTCAGCATGAAGGTGTTCCGGCATGTGGCGAGGCTCCCGAGAACGGCCACCACGCGTTTGTAACGGGCGTCGGGGCGTTTCTCCGCCTCGGCCAGCCGGGCGCGCGCCATTTCGAGAAAGACCTTGCGCGCCAGTTCGTCGCTCACGGCGCCCACCGTCGCACGCTCCTCCTCCGACGGGTAGGGCTGGTAGAAGATCAGCTTCACGGCCACGGCCTTGGTTTCGGGATCGGTCACCAGTCCGTAGCGGGGCTTGTCGCGCTGCGGAATGTCGTAGACCTCCTTCCGGGCGGGATTTTCGGCCTTCGGGATCGACGACATCACGTCGCGGATCTTCCGCTCCATCGCGTCCACATCCACGTCGCCGACGACGATCACCGCCTGCAAATCGGGACGATACCATTTATGGTAGAAGTCGATGAGCGTCTGCCGCCCGAAGCTGTTGACGATCTCCATGTCGCCGATCACGTCGCGCCGGGCGTATTTCGACCCGTCGTACTCGACCTCGGCCGACTTGCGGGCCATGCGCGAGCGGGCGTCGTTGCCGCGCCGCCACTCCTCGCGGATCACGCCCCGCTCCGACTCGATCTCCCCGGGTTCGCAGGCGATGTAATAGGACCAGTCGTGCAGGATCAGCAGCAGCGAGTCCACCAGTCCCTCGCGCACCAGCGGCACGTTGGAAACATTGTAGACCGTGCGGTCGCGCGAGGTGTAGGCATTGACGTTGTATCCGAAGCGCACTCCATTGGCCGCAAGGTAGTTGAGAATGCCCTTTCCGGGAAAGTGCTTCGTTCCGTTGAAGGCCATGTGTTCGAGGAAATGGGCCAGGCCGTTCTGATCGTCCTCCTCCTGCAGGGCGCCTACGTCGTGGGCGATGAAGAAATCCGCCCGCTGCCGGGGATTGTCGTAATGCCGGATGTAGTAGGTCATCCCGTTGTCGAGCCGGCCGACCCGGACCTCGCCGTCGAACGGCATCTTCTCTTGCGGGCCTGCGGGGACTTGCCCCGCCGCCGGAACGGCCAGCAGACAGACCAGGGCCGCACGGATCAGAACAGATTTTTTCATCGTGGATTCGCTTAATTATGCAGTGCAGTTTCGCAAATATACAAAAAAGTCGCACAGGAGACGCTAAAAAACGGACGTCGCGGATCAATCAAACTTCAAAATAACTATCTTTGCGTTATACACATCATTTACAACCCGAACAATGAAAAGAAAAAGCAATTGGTTAAAGAATTTGCTGCAATGGGGCACGCTTGCGGCAATCGTGGGATTCGTGGTCTACGGGCTTACGCTCGGGGAGAAACCCGCGGACGTGGAGGCCTACTGCCCGTTCGGCGGACTGCAGGCACTGGGAAGCTACCTGGTCAACAACTCGCTGGCATGCACGATGTCCATGACGCAGATCATGGTGGGCGTCATGCTCGCCGTGGGAGTGATCCTTTTCAGCAAACTCTTCTGCGGCTACCTATGCCCGCTGGGAACCGTCAGCGAATGGATGGGCCGGGGCGGC
This Alistipes shahii WAL 8301 DNA region includes the following protein-coding sequences:
- a CDS encoding glycoside hydrolase family 97 protein, which produces MKKLLLTLLLFSAGTGISAAKTYDLKSPDGKIAVRVDVGADAVTYSISRDGKELIAPSPLSLTLADGRVLGRKASVRKASAKSVDEIIEAPFYKRSAVEDRYNSLTLTFKGDYGIDFRAYDDGAAYRFRTSMKDEITVTDELVDIRFPEDFTTLVPYARDGKKESGLARYYFNSFESTYSTQPVSKVADNRLAFLPILADAGTAKIVITEADLEDYPGMYLYNPTGGKALRGNFAPYPAKEVQGGHNELQLLVTEREDFIARTSGTRTFPWRVFAIAGRDIQLADNDMVYRLAAPSRVEDVSWIKPGKVAWDWWNTWNLYGVDFKSGINNETYKYYIDFAADHGIEYVILDEGWAVNKKADLFQVVPEIDLPELVAYGKERGVGIVLWAGFYATERDLERVCKHYSEMGIKGFKVDFLDRDDQKIADFTYRLAETAAKYRLFLDMHGYHKPAGIQRTYPNVLNFEGVFGLEQMKWTSEKTDMVTYDVTIPFIRMLAGPMDYTQGAMRNATRRNFRAVGSEAMSQGTRCRQLAEYVIFESPFNMLCDSPSNYMREPECTEFIASVPTTWDETVGLDGRVGEYVSIARRKGDTWYVGGMTDWNARTLTIDLGFLGEGAYTAELFRDGVNADKAARDYKRESVEIPADRKLTVKMAPGGGFALKVSRK
- a CDS encoding M16 family metallopeptidase, with protein sequence MKKSVLIRAALVCLLAVPAAGQVPAGPQEKMPFDGEVRVGRLDNGMTYYIRHYDNPRQRADFFIAHDVGALQEEDDQNGLAHFLEHMAFNGTKHFPGKGILNYLAANGVRFGYNVNAYTSRDRTVYNVSNVPLVREGLVDSLLLILHDWSYYIACEPGEIESERGVIREEWRRGNDARSRMARKSAEVEYDGSKYARRDVIGDMEIVNSFGRQTLIDFYHKWYRPDLQAVIVVGDVDVDAMERKIRDVMSSIPKAENPARKEVYDIPQRDKPRYGLVTDPETKAVAVKLIFYQPYPSEEERATVGAVSDELARKVFLEMARARLAEAEKRPDARYKRVVAVLGSLATCRNTFMLTALPKEHDMREALAGVLTDVEQIRRYGFSREEFEAARAKVARSEKAALEKYRLATNTDLAGRYVEHFTRNVPYVTPDDRTRIVGEQLDALTCEEVNGLRAGMTSPEGMLVLVSSSEEHLDKVPSEAEAFDLIDSVKRAKIARPERRGKSAGPLFTEKVTPGKVVRTRKAPLGAEEWTLSNGVKVFWRTVPEVIGVRKVGVTAVSEGGFARDSDVEGMHLLQNYIRTMGVKDLDRAGMRDLLFAHDASLMVTLGRTESVFSGASGVADFELLLQLLHLYITRPNFSEQAYGDYLDLARASLGKEKSPKALFAERADSVKYGGHPWLRRATPATLDRFDREAARRLYDKLFGNVADFVFFFAGEMPAAEARPLVEKYIGSLPAAPKRKFAKTDFRIVPGAAEYDAVVPGAVTPKSSIERIYHGRFDYTPENYAALRYVTYILGARYLTTVREEKGGTYYVGVHDEVSARPRGYCQLVVSFDTDPKLCEMLLGEVQKGIERLAAEAPSEQEVNEAMLYFRKVNAESRSKNLKSTSYWLNKMRAEYFDGVDLDKDNEALFTAVTPAEVRRLAREILAQGNRYTAVFTQE